A DNA window from Drosophila sechellia strain sech25 chromosome X, ASM438219v1, whole genome shotgun sequence contains the following coding sequences:
- the LOC6618610 gene encoding calcitonin gene-related peptide type 1 receptor — MATTSSDSDVENVDVASQAQTQDNLRIFLRHLYAECVFRYQNVTYDTDDPSFSLGPATDYDSDLPENFSPVPRYLENAAMNEGVIDMSNVDEKLAEKEELMATVVSATMATNQKESRLFCPLNFDGYLCWPRTPAGTVLSQYCPDFVEGFNRKFLAHKTCLENGSWYRHPVSNQTWSNYTNCVDYEDLEFRQFINELYVKGYALSLLALLISIIIFLGFKSLRCTRIRIHVHLFASLACTCVAWILWYRLVVERSETIAENPLWCIGLHLVVHYFMLVNYFWMFCEGLHLHLVLVVVFVKDTIVMRWFIVISWFSPIPIAIVYGLARHFSSPDNKHCWITDSLYLWIFSVPITLSLLASFIFLINVLRVIVRKLHPQSAQPAPLAIRKAVRATIILVPLFGLQHFLLPYRPDAGTQLDHFYQMLSVVLVSLQGFVVSFLFCFANHDVTFAIRTLLNKLLPSLVTPPPAGSNTGQMATTTPSRELGV; from the exons ATGGCGACAACCTCTTCAGATTCGGATGTGGAAAATGTGGATGTGGCATCGCAGGCCCAAACGCAGGATAATCTGCGCATATTTTTAAGGCATTTGTATGCGGAGTGCGTGTTTCGATACCAGAATGTCACATACGATACGGACGACCCATCATTCTCACTTGGCCCAGCAACAG ACTACGATTCCGATTTGCCAGAGAACTTTAGCCCGGTGCCGCGATATCTGGAGAATGCCGCGATGAACGAGGGCGTTATTGACATGAGTAACGTGGACGAGAAGCTGGCGGAGAAGGAGGAGCTGATGGCCACCGTCGTCAGTGCCACGATGGCCACAAATCAGAAAGAGAGCCGACTCTTTTGCCCTCTGAACTTTGACGGATATCTCTGCTGGCCAAGGACTCCGGCCGGGACTGTGCTGAGTCAATATTGTCCCGATTTCGTCGAAGGATTCAACAGAAAATTTCTGGCCCACAAGAC CTGCCTGGAGAACGGCTCCTGGTACCGTCATCCGGTTAGCAATCAGACCTGGTCCAATTACACCAACTGCGTGGACTACGAGGACCTGGAG TTTCGCCAGTTCATCAACGAGCTGTACGTGAAGGGGTACGCCCTCTCCCTGCTGGCCCTGCTCATAtcgattattattttcttGGGCTTCAA ATCCCTGCGCTGCacccgcatccgcatccatgTGCACCTGTTCGCCTCGCTGGCCTGCACCTGTGTGGCCTGGATATTATGGTACCGTCTGGTGGTGGAGCGTTCCGAAACCATAGCCGAAAATCCG CTCTGGTGCATTGGGCTGCATCTGGTGGTGCACTACTTCATGTTGGTCAACTATTTCTGGATGTTTTGCGAGGGCCTGCACCTGCACCTGGTGCTCGTTGTG GTCTTTGTCAAGGACACGATTGTGATGCGCTGGTTTATCGTCATCAGCTGGTTCTCGCCGATACCCATAGCCATCGTCTACGGACTGGCCAGGCATTTCAGCAGTCCGGACAATAAGCA CTGCTGGATAACTGACAGTCTCTACTTGTGGATCTTCTCGGTGCCCATAACTCTTTCGCTGCTGGCCAGCTTCA TTTTTCTGATCAACGTACTACGAGTGATCGTGCGGAAGTTACATCCCCAGTCCGCCCAGCCGGCACCGTTGGCCATCCGGAAGGCGGTTCGGGCCACCATTATCCTTGTACCGCTGTTCGGCCTCCAGCACTTCCTGCTACCCTACCGTCCGGATGCCGGCACCCAGCTGGACCACTTCTATCAGATGCTATCCGTGGTGCTCGTCAGCCTGCAGGGCTTTGTGGTCTCCTTCCTGTTCTGCTTCGCCAACCACGATGTCACCTTCGCCATTCGCACGCTGCTGAACAAGTTGCTGCCCAGTTTGGTGACCCCGCCGCCGGCCGGGAGTAATACTGGACAGATGGCCACGACCACGCCCAGCCGAGAGTTGGGCGTTTAA